In Monodelphis domestica isolate mMonDom1 chromosome 3, mMonDom1.pri, whole genome shotgun sequence, the following proteins share a genomic window:
- the CRB3 gene encoding protein crumbs homolog 3, translating into MESSPGLSLCLALSLQLLSPQPALTHVSRYTEHESNTTTPSTAPPDSGALSQGAVTAIITVFSILGILLLVVALVLLGRKLREKRQTEGTYRPSSEEQLSHAAEAAPGPQDSKNKAWGWVSCWG; encoded by the exons ATGGAGAGCAGCCCTGGCCTGAGCTTGTGCTTGGCACTGAGCCTGCAGCTATTGAGCCCCCAGCCCGCTTTGACCCATG TTTCTAGATACACTGAGCATGAAAGCAACACTACCACTCCTTCTACAGCACCACCAGACAGCGGGGCCCTG TCCCAGGGTGCAGTCACAGCCATCATCACTGTATTCTCAATCCTGGGTATCCTCCTCCTGGTAGTGGCACTGGTCCTGCTGGGTCGGAAACTTCGAGAGAAACGACAGACAGAGGGCACCTATCGGCCCAGCAGTGAAGAGCAG TTGTCCCACGCGGCTGAGGCAGCCCCAGGTCCCCAGGACTCGAAGAACAAGGCGTGGGGCTGGGTGTCCTGCTGGGGTTAG